In Nocardioides faecalis, the following proteins share a genomic window:
- a CDS encoding 5-formyltetrahydrofolate cyclo-ligase, translating into MSAGDPIPESVAKVALRDQLLTARRRRPLSEVGAAARAIAAVLAGTEEVRRAATVACYVSVGSEPGTTALLDRLADAGKRVLLPVLRRDNDLDWALYAGQSSLAPAGRGLLEPVGPTLGVDAVAGADVVLVPGLAVSRDGMRLGRGGGSYDRALSRVPVGTFTCVLLYDDEVLDAVPAEPHDRPVSAAATPGGLLRMR; encoded by the coding sequence GTGAGCGCAGGTGACCCGATACCGGAATCGGTCGCCAAGGTCGCCCTGCGCGACCAGCTGCTCACCGCCCGGCGACGACGCCCGCTGAGCGAGGTCGGTGCCGCGGCGCGGGCCATCGCCGCCGTGCTCGCGGGCACCGAGGAGGTACGGCGCGCCGCCACCGTCGCCTGCTACGTCTCGGTCGGCTCCGAGCCCGGTACGACGGCCCTGCTGGACCGGCTCGCGGACGCCGGCAAGCGGGTGCTGCTGCCGGTGCTGCGGCGCGACAACGACCTGGACTGGGCGCTCTACGCGGGTCAGTCGTCGCTGGCGCCGGCCGGGCGCGGTCTGCTCGAGCCGGTGGGCCCGACCCTGGGTGTGGACGCCGTCGCCGGCGCGGACGTGGTGCTGGTGCCCGGGCTCGCGGTCTCGCGCGACGGGATGCGGCTGGGCCGCGGCGGCGGCTCCTACGACCGTGCGCTGTCCCGGGTGCCGGTGGGCACCTTCACCTGCGTGCTGCTCTACGACGACGAGGTGCTCGACGCCGTGCCTGCCGAGCCGCACGACCGGCCGGTGAGCGCGGCGGCGACGCCCGGCGGGCTGCTGCGGATGCGCTGA
- a CDS encoding UTP--glucose-1-phosphate uridylyltransferase, with translation MSERSGGLAKARAKMEAEGVDPVAIETFAHYYRLLEHGETGMIPESSIDPVDVESLDDVEVPDDVAADAISKTVAIKLNGGLGTSMGLDRAKSLLCVRRGLSFLDISARQALHLRKAYGARVPLIFMNSFRTSADTRHALARYEDLPVDGLPLEFLQNKEPKLLAADLTPVSWPADPDLEWCPPGHGDIYTALRGSGLLETMIELGFRYLFVSNSDNLGAVPEPRLAGWFAASGAPFAIEATRRTPSDRKGGHFARRKADGRIVLREIAQTPKEDAASLADLGRHQYCSTNNLWIDLHALKAKLDERDGILGLPLIRNDKTVDPADPASPAVVQIETAMGAAIEVFDGARLIEVGRDRFIPVKTTNDLLVLRSDVYEIGDDFALRQVAAEVPFVDLDSDHYKLVGQFDRRFPEGAPSLANASSLKVAGDWTFGPGVAVHGSVELAGKGPQRVSPGEVLSGSDA, from the coding sequence CTGAGTGAGCGCAGCGGTGGCCTCGCCAAGGCACGGGCCAAGATGGAGGCCGAGGGCGTCGACCCGGTGGCGATCGAGACGTTCGCCCACTACTACCGCCTGCTCGAGCACGGCGAGACCGGGATGATCCCGGAGTCCTCGATCGACCCCGTCGACGTGGAGAGCCTCGACGACGTCGAGGTCCCCGACGACGTCGCCGCGGATGCGATCTCCAAGACGGTCGCGATCAAGCTCAACGGCGGCCTCGGCACGTCGATGGGCTTGGACCGCGCGAAGTCGCTGCTGTGCGTGCGCCGCGGGTTGTCGTTCCTCGACATCAGCGCCCGCCAGGCGCTGCACCTGCGCAAGGCGTACGGCGCCCGGGTGCCGCTGATCTTCATGAACTCGTTCCGCACCTCCGCCGACACCCGGCACGCGCTGGCCCGCTACGAGGACCTGCCCGTCGACGGCCTGCCGCTGGAGTTCCTGCAGAACAAGGAGCCCAAGCTGCTGGCCGCCGACCTCACGCCGGTGTCCTGGCCCGCCGACCCGGACCTGGAGTGGTGCCCGCCGGGCCACGGCGACATCTACACCGCGCTGCGCGGCAGCGGGCTGCTCGAGACCATGATCGAGCTCGGCTTCCGCTACCTGTTCGTCTCCAACTCCGACAACCTGGGCGCGGTGCCGGAGCCGCGGCTGGCCGGCTGGTTCGCCGCCTCGGGGGCGCCGTTCGCGATCGAGGCGACGCGGCGCACGCCCTCGGACCGCAAGGGCGGTCACTTCGCCCGGCGCAAGGCCGACGGCCGGATCGTGCTGCGCGAGATCGCGCAGACGCCGAAGGAGGACGCGGCCTCCCTGGCCGACCTGGGCCGGCACCAGTACTGCTCGACCAACAACCTGTGGATCGACCTGCACGCGCTGAAGGCGAAGCTCGACGAGCGCGACGGCATCCTCGGCCTGCCGCTGATCCGCAACGACAAGACCGTCGACCCTGCCGACCCCGCCAGCCCGGCGGTGGTGCAGATCGAGACCGCGATGGGGGCGGCGATCGAGGTGTTCGACGGGGCCCGGTTGATCGAGGTCGGCCGCGACCGGTTCATCCCGGTGAAGACCACCAACGACCTGCTGGTGCTGCGCTCGGACGTCTACGAGATCGGCGACGACTTCGCGCTGCGCCAGGTCGCCGCCGAGGTGCCGTTCGTGGACCTCGACTCCGACCACTACAAGCTGGTCGGGCAGTTCGACCGGCGCTTCCCCGAGGGTGCGCCGTCCCTGGCGAACGCCTCCTCGCTCAAGGTCGCCGGCGACTGGACCTTCGGTCCCGGCGTCGCCGTGCACGGTTCGGTGGAGCTGGCCGGCAAGGGCCCCCAGCGCGTCTCGCCCGGCGAGGTGCTCTCCGGCTCGGATGCCTGA